The Capillibacterium thermochitinicola genome window below encodes:
- a CDS encoding HAD-IA family hydrolase: protein MYVFDMGGVVLRNYDVEPQIAEELQISRERFHQLAGANLLLLSDGKLEIAEFWRRFSAAYGREIREDLFGKYFAPELDWEMVELIKKLKAAARVVCGTNTVESHFHYLLNRGDYQWFDAVYASNRIGVSKPDAQFFQHILAQEGALPQETVFIDDTLENIVAADALGIKAILTMVENAEEIYLFRAEEFFAPDSASMVKITGDAKSELLTCLTLAEKVEESTDLTALLLEQGVEPLFHLTFYVKDGEEKETPIVLSVLSPEYFTLMDTGFLNRNVIYFQGFLYDYCRNQMKGH from the coding sequence ATGTATGTTTTCGATATGGGCGGCGTGGTGCTCCGGAACTACGATGTTGAACCCCAGATCGCAGAAGAACTTCAGATCTCCAGGGAAAGATTTCATCAGCTTGCCGGTGCGAATTTACTCCTTCTTTCCGACGGTAAACTTGAAATCGCTGAGTTTTGGCGGCGGTTTTCGGCGGCTTACGGCCGCGAAATTCGGGAAGATCTTTTCGGCAAATATTTCGCTCCGGAACTGGACTGGGAAATGGTTGAGTTGATCAAAAAACTAAAAGCGGCAGCGCGCGTGGTTTGCGGCACGAACACGGTGGAATCCCATTTCCACTATCTACTAAACCGCGGAGATTACCAATGGTTCGATGCGGTTTATGCCTCCAACCGGATCGGGGTCTCGAAACCGGACGCGCAATTTTTCCAACATATTCTGGCCCAGGAGGGCGCTTTGCCCCAAGAGACGGTCTTTATCGATGATACCTTGGAAAACATAGTGGCTGCGGATGCTTTAGGCATAAAAGCCATCTTAACGATGGTGGAAAATGCGGAAGAGATCTACCTTTTCCGCGCCGAAGAATTCTTTGCGCCTGATTCAGCAAGCATGGTGAAGATCACGGGCGACGCCAAAAGTGAACTCCTGACTTGCCTTACCCTCGCCGAAAAGGTGGAGGAAAGTACCGATTTGACCGCGCTCTTGTTAGAACAAGGGGTTGAACCCCTGTTTCACCTGACCTTTTATGTGAAAGACGGTGAAGAAAAAGAGACTCCCATCGTGCTCTCGGTCCTCTCCCCCGAATATTTCACCCTAATGGATACCGGTTTCTTAAACCGGAATGTGATTTATTTCCAAGGATTCCTCTATGATTACTGCCGTAACCAGATGAAAGGCCACTGA
- a CDS encoding carbohydrate ABC transporter permease — protein MRKHKTPSQGLGDYLINIFLVVFAIFILIPLVFMFTASIMPATEIMKLPYPWISKTFRWQNYWFGLRGADGSFLYIRNIFNSLVVATSVSVTTVLLSAMAGYGLAKFKFKGRNAVFLSMMATMMIPFEVIMIPLYMVTMAMRIQDTYLGLILPFLTTAFGVFMMRQFLLTFPDEILDAARIDGSGEFYIFSRIVLPNCGPAITTLGVLTFRSQWDSLLWPLMVIQTESMKTIPQYITKYMAETHTDEGIMMAIAVIASLPMIILFLKMSKYFINSNLYASAKG, from the coding sequence ATGAGGAAGCACAAGACCCCTTCCCAGGGGCTCGGTGATTATTTAATCAATATTTTTCTTGTCGTTTTTGCCATCTTCATCCTCATCCCGCTGGTATTTATGTTTACTGCCTCAATTATGCCCGCCACTGAAATTATGAAATTACCCTACCCCTGGATCAGCAAGACTTTTCGGTGGCAAAACTACTGGTTTGGTTTGCGCGGTGCCGATGGTTCCTTCTTATATATCCGGAATATCTTCAATTCGCTTGTCGTTGCCACCTCCGTTAGCGTGACAACCGTCCTCTTATCGGCAATGGCCGGTTACGGTCTGGCTAAATTCAAATTTAAAGGCCGGAACGCCGTTTTTCTCAGCATGATGGCAACGATGATGATCCCGTTCGAAGTGATTATGATTCCGCTCTACATGGTAACAATGGCGATGAGGATTCAAGATACCTACCTGGGGTTAATTCTGCCTTTTCTCACCACTGCGTTTGGTGTATTTATGATGCGCCAGTTTTTACTGACTTTCCCCGACGAGATCCTGGATGCGGCCCGGATTGATGGGAGTGGCGAGTTTTATATTTTCAGCCGCATCGTCCTCCCCAACTGCGGTCCGGCCATTACGACCCTGGGGGTCCTCACTTTCCGCTCCCAGTGGGACAGCCTCCTCTGGCCTTTGATGGTCATACAAACCGAATCGATGAAAACTATACCCCAGTACATTACGAAATATATGGCCGAAACCCATACCGATGAAGGGATCATGATGGCGATTGCGGTTATCGCCAGTCTCCCCATGATCATTCTCTTTTTGAAGATGTCAAAGTATTTTATCAACAGCAATCTCTACGCTTCGGCCAAAGGTTAA
- a CDS encoding carbohydrate ABC transporter permease: protein MEEKRARWGWFFVSPALLFFIVFSFYPILNSFYLSLTRYNLLSLKAPEFVWFRNYVYLFNSPDFWNSLKSTAIFTVATFLLLVVVSLALGAFIISRKRCQTLLQMVFYSPALLSSVVAALIWFLIFDPRGLANQFVNFIGGTPGVDHKWLATPVMLRLSTIIVYFWKYVGYFTIIFVAGMGNIPKSIHEAAEIDGANKWQNFWLIVFPLIKPTTLLVSVMAMLQCLKTFSTQYLFTTSGAPTKPINVITLNIYNTAIRDFRIDRASAMSVILFFIMLVLSWLQFKASRENEISYM from the coding sequence ATGGAAGAAAAAAGGGCCAGGTGGGGGTGGTTCTTTGTCTCTCCAGCCTTACTCTTTTTCATCGTTTTCAGTTTTTATCCCATCTTGAACTCGTTTTACTTGAGTTTGACCAGATATAATCTGCTCTCTTTAAAAGCGCCGGAGTTTGTCTGGTTCCGGAATTATGTCTATCTGTTTAACTCGCCAGACTTTTGGAATTCCCTGAAAAGCACCGCCATTTTTACCGTTGCCACTTTCCTGCTGCTGGTGGTGGTCAGTTTGGCACTGGGGGCTTTCATCATTTCCAGAAAGCGATGCCAGACTCTTTTACAGATGGTCTTCTATTCGCCAGCCTTGTTATCTTCAGTGGTCGCCGCCTTGATCTGGTTCCTGATCTTTGATCCGCGGGGCTTGGCTAACCAGTTTGTCAACTTCATCGGCGGAACACCAGGCGTCGACCATAAATGGCTGGCAACTCCCGTGATGTTACGATTGTCCACCATTATTGTTTATTTCTGGAAGTACGTGGGATATTTTACGATCATTTTTGTGGCCGGAATGGGGAATATTCCCAAGAGTATCCATGAGGCCGCCGAGATTGACGGCGCCAACAAGTGGCAAAATTTCTGGTTAATTGTTTTTCCCTTGATCAAACCAACCACGCTTTTGGTCTCGGTAATGGCAATGCTGCAATGCCTAAAAACCTTTAGTACCCAATATCTTTTCACCACTTCGGGAGCGCCAACCAAACCGATTAATGTGATCACCTTAAACATTTACAACACGGCGATCCGTGACTTCCGGATCGACCGCGCGAGCGCGATGAGTGTGATTCTCTTCTTTATCATGCTTGTCCTCAGTTGGTTACAGTTCAAAGCCTCCCGGGAAAATGAGATCTCCTATATGTAG
- a CDS encoding ABC transporter substrate-binding protein, whose protein sequence is MKKGLFWVLSILLFILSVTAFSAQKTVITYWTHTDDNRTRIEERYIAEFTKMHPNVEIKRVVNEASKMGDLVLTAFAARSGPDIFNLPIEQEYGYIVNQRVAPVDYRALGYRNLEELKADYAPNTFDPVTMNGKIYGLPLEVTNWCIFINKRVFRSAGLNPEKDYPKTWEEMAFPPTGTGVSYRKVDEIGF, encoded by the coding sequence ATGAAAAAAGGTTTGTTTTGGGTTTTAAGCATTTTACTCTTCATCCTTTCTGTAACTGCTTTTTCTGCCCAAAAAACAGTTATTACCTACTGGACCCACACCGATGACAACCGCACCAGAATCGAAGAGCGGTACATTGCCGAATTCACCAAGATGCATCCCAATGTGGAAATTAAAAGAGTGGTCAACGAAGCAAGCAAGATGGGGGATTTGGTACTGACCGCTTTTGCGGCCAGAAGTGGTCCGGATATCTTTAACCTTCCGATTGAGCAGGAATATGGTTATATTGTCAACCAGCGCGTTGCCCCCGTTGACTACAGGGCTTTGGGGTACAGAAACCTCGAGGAGTTAAAGGCAGACTACGCCCCCAATACTTTTGACCCGGTCACCATGAACGGCAAAATCTACGGACTACCCCTGGAGGTTACGAACTGGTGTATTTTTATTAACAAAAGAGTTTTCCGTAGTGCCGGATTAAATCCGGAGAAGGATTATCCGAAAACCTGGGAGGAAATGGCATTTCCGCCAACGGGGACGGGCGTTTCTTACAGAAAAGTGGACGAAATCGGATTTTAA
- a CDS encoding glycoside hydrolase family 3 protein gives MRRHSWVVLSCLLLVLLINGVIGITGAEVPVYKDASAPIDLRVEDLLSRMTLAEKIGQMTQAERGAITPQEVRRYFIGSVLSGGGSAPSPNTAENWAQMYDGFQKAAMSTRLGIPILYGTDAVHGHNNLWGATIFPHNIGLGATRDPELLERIGRITALETKATGANWTFSPCVAVARDVRWGRTYESFGETPELQRLLVGSYIKGLQGPNAEMGGEYLVATAKHFLGDGGATWGTGGAGYKIDRGNVAVSEEELRAIHLPGYLEAIKAGVGTIMVAFNSYQGMKMHEHKYLITDVLKNELGFDGFVITDWEGIREIPAPNYYQKVVRAVNAGIDMFMEPNGWRDFITNLEKAVRNGDVSEERIDDAVRRILRVKFKAGLFDAPYANRDLLAQKLIGCEAHRAVAREAVRKSLVLLKNENNLLPLAKESRIYIAGSNADDLGNQCGGWTITWQGKSGPITIGTTIREGIEAALKEPGRLVSNLDEADVAVVVVGEKPYAEGVGDNGKLTLGAPDLMVLNQVKAAGVPVVVIIVSGRPLMITHLLKDWDALVAAWLPGTEGQGVADVLFGDYNFTGKLPVTWPKDLDRYPLNYGDADYDPLFSYGYGLAMDLKK, from the coding sequence ATGAGAAGGCATAGTTGGGTTGTGCTTTCATGTTTACTGCTGGTTCTGCTCATCAACGGCGTTATCGGGATAACGGGTGCGGAAGTTCCGGTCTATAAGGATGCGTCAGCCCCCATTGACTTGCGGGTGGAGGACCTGTTATCCCGGATGACCCTTGCCGAGAAGATTGGCCAGATGACCCAGGCGGAGCGGGGGGCGATTACACCGCAAGAGGTGCGCCGGTATTTTATCGGCTCGGTGTTGAGCGGCGGCGGCTCGGCGCCATCGCCGAATACCGCGGAAAACTGGGCGCAGATGTACGATGGCTTCCAAAAGGCGGCCATGAGCACCCGTTTGGGTATCCCTATTCTTTACGGGACGGATGCCGTCCATGGCCATAACAACTTATGGGGGGCCACGATCTTTCCGCATAATATCGGTTTGGGGGCGACCCGGGATCCGGAGCTTTTAGAGAGGATCGGCCGGATTACGGCCTTGGAAACGAAAGCCACCGGGGCGAATTGGACGTTCAGCCCTTGTGTGGCCGTTGCCCGGGATGTCCGCTGGGGCCGGACCTACGAAAGTTTTGGGGAGACCCCTGAACTCCAGCGTTTACTGGTTGGTTCCTACATCAAAGGCTTACAGGGCCCCAACGCCGAGATGGGCGGGGAATATCTGGTGGCCACCGCCAAACATTTTCTGGGGGATGGCGGCGCGACCTGGGGGACGGGTGGTGCCGGGTATAAGATTGACCGCGGCAATGTGGCCGTCAGCGAAGAAGAGTTAAGAGCCATCCACCTTCCCGGGTATCTGGAAGCGATCAAGGCGGGCGTCGGTACCATCATGGTGGCTTTCAACAGTTACCAGGGGATGAAGATGCACGAGCACAAGTACTTAATCACCGATGTTCTCAAGAACGAATTGGGGTTTGACGGTTTTGTCATCACCGACTGGGAAGGAATCAGGGAGATTCCCGCGCCCAATTACTATCAAAAAGTGGTCCGGGCGGTCAACGCGGGGATTGACATGTTTATGGAGCCCAACGGCTGGCGGGATTTCATTACCAACTTGGAAAAAGCCGTGCGAAACGGGGATGTGAGTGAAGAGCGGATTGATGATGCGGTCCGCCGCATCTTGCGGGTTAAGTTTAAAGCGGGCCTCTTTGACGCGCCTTATGCCAACCGGGATCTTTTGGCCCAGAAGCTCATCGGGTGTGAAGCCCACCGGGCGGTGGCCAGGGAAGCGGTCCGCAAATCTTTGGTTCTGCTCAAAAACGAGAACAATCTTCTGCCGCTGGCCAAAGAGAGCCGGATCTACATCGCCGGTTCGAATGCGGATGATCTGGGGAACCAGTGTGGGGGTTGGACCATCACCTGGCAGGGGAAGAGCGGTCCGATCACCATCGGCACGACCATCCGGGAAGGAATTGAAGCGGCACTGAAAGAACCGGGTCGCCTCGTTTCCAACTTGGACGAGGCGGATGTGGCCGTGGTCGTGGTCGGCGAAAAACCCTATGCGGAAGGGGTCGGCGATAACGGGAAATTAACTTTGGGCGCTCCCGACCTCATGGTGCTCAATCAGGTCAAAGCGGCGGGTGTTCCCGTGGTTGTGATTATCGTGTCGGGCCGGCCTTTAATGATTACGCATCTTCTAAAAGATTGGGATGCCTTGGTGGCGGCGTGGCTACCGGGCACCGAGGGACAGGGCGTTGCCGATGTGCTCTTCGGTGACTACAATTTTACGGGGAAATTACCGGTGACGTGGCCGAAAGATCTGGACCGGTACCCGCTGAATTATGGTGATGCCGATTATGATCCTTTATTTAGTTACGGGTATGGTTTAGCCATGGATTTGAAAAAGTAG
- a CDS encoding LacI family DNA-binding transcriptional regulator, whose amino-acid sequence MATINEVAKLAGVSKATVSRVLNNRPVSSETHAKVMKAIRELKYQPNAQARGLSLRQVKIIGLIAPDLRGGFYGPIILGIEEVLQKNDFNLIVSRAQSKEYRLAKMLKEKKVDGLIIATPRRIGEKGILALKKDNFPVVVIDGNVGEQVSSVEVDSRQGAYQATEHLIKLGHTRIGVISSPYSFKESRDRLRGYQDALKQYGLTYDHALVREGNYSMASGEREIEQLLVLEPRPTAIVAFNDEMAIGAIHGLFKKGFSVPRDMAVIGFDDSEIAQTFYPPLTTVRQPIKEMGAVAARKMLAILSGEETAVTHVILQTSLVVRASCGAGLQ is encoded by the coding sequence ATGGCGACCATTAACGAAGTGGCGAAGTTGGCGGGGGTTTCCAAGGCCACGGTGTCGCGGGTGCTCAATAACCGCCCGGTTAGTTCGGAGACCCATGCCAAGGTGATGAAGGCAATCCGCGAATTGAAATACCAACCAAATGCGCAAGCCCGGGGGTTGTCTTTACGACAGGTGAAGATCATTGGCCTCATCGCACCGGATTTGCGGGGGGGCTTTTACGGACCGATTATTTTGGGGATTGAAGAGGTTCTCCAGAAGAATGATTTCAACTTGATCGTGTCGCGGGCCCAGTCCAAAGAGTACCGACTGGCCAAAATGCTTAAAGAAAAGAAAGTCGACGGGTTAATCATTGCGACCCCCCGTCGTATTGGGGAAAAAGGGATTCTCGCTTTGAAGAAGGATAATTTTCCGGTTGTGGTGATCGATGGCAATGTCGGCGAACAGGTAAGTTCGGTGGAGGTCGACAGCCGCCAAGGGGCCTATCAGGCAACGGAGCATCTGATCAAGCTGGGGCACACCAGAATCGGTGTGATCTCCAGTCCGTACAGCTTTAAGGAGAGTCGCGATCGTCTACGGGGTTATCAAGACGCGTTGAAACAGTATGGTTTAACCTATGACCACGCTCTGGTTCGGGAAGGGAATTACTCGATGGCCAGCGGCGAGCGGGAGATTGAGCAGTTATTGGTGTTGGAACCACGGCCGACGGCAATTGTCGCTTTCAACGATGAAATGGCGATCGGGGCGATCCACGGCCTCTTTAAAAAAGGATTTTCTGTACCAAGGGACATGGCGGTGATTGGGTTTGACGATTCGGAGATCGCCCAAACCTTCTACCCGCCCCTAACTACGGTACGTCAACCAATCAAGGAGATGGGGGCTGTTGCCGCCCGCAAAATGCTGGCGATTCTTTCCGGAGAGGAAACAGCAGTCACCCATGTCATCCTCCAGACTTCTTTGGTAGTTAGGGCGTCCTGCGGTGCGGGTTTGCAGTGA
- a CDS encoding ABC transporter substrate-binding protein — MRKLGLVLLVLLLVGSVCLEAAPKTKIVVGCYPALDEAYAAVLPEFYKKYPNIEVEIKSLGFDDHHSTLVTALAAGQGAPDVAAVEIAYVAQFVTEGGLVDLLKPPYNAGRYRHGIAPYTWAQGSSDDGRLIAMPADIAPGCAFYRRDVFEANGIKIEDIKTMEDLYQAGLKISKDLDGDGKNDTWLVSDAGNIAWMIIRSSPELYFDKNGNCVVDSERFRLAFEWAKKFQDAGIAAGIGAWSNEWYVAFQTGTVAYEPCGAWLGGHLKNWMAPDTAGKWGVAEWPALKAGEPRMAGYWGGTFLAIPEQSKNKEAAWAFIEFICTNTDVQVKNFETADCFPAWMEAWNHKIFEEKMDFFAGQQARLLWIDIAKRVPEVITNKFDSVANAAVSAELSAVLNEGKAVDRALRDAKTQIERRTRRR; from the coding sequence ATGCGTAAACTAGGTTTGGTGTTGTTGGTCCTGTTGTTGGTCGGTTCGGTTTGCCTGGAAGCGGCACCGAAAACCAAGATCGTCGTTGGCTGCTACCCGGCTCTGGACGAGGCTTATGCGGCGGTTCTGCCCGAGTTTTACAAAAAGTATCCCAACATTGAAGTCGAGATCAAATCGTTGGGGTTTGACGACCACCACAGCACACTGGTCACCGCTTTGGCCGCCGGTCAGGGTGCACCCGATGTCGCGGCTGTTGAAATTGCCTATGTGGCCCAGTTTGTCACCGAGGGCGGTTTGGTTGACCTGTTGAAACCGCCTTACAACGCCGGCCGGTATCGTCATGGGATTGCCCCTTACACCTGGGCGCAGGGTTCCTCGGATGACGGACGGTTGATTGCGATGCCGGCGGACATTGCTCCGGGTTGCGCTTTCTACCGCCGGGATGTCTTTGAGGCCAACGGAATTAAGATTGAAGATATCAAGACCATGGAAGACCTGTATCAGGCCGGTCTGAAAATCTCCAAGGACCTGGACGGCGACGGGAAAAACGACACCTGGCTCGTCTCCGACGCGGGTAATATTGCCTGGATGATCATTCGTTCTTCACCGGAGTTGTACTTTGACAAAAACGGTAACTGTGTGGTTGATAGCGAGCGTTTCCGCCTGGCGTTCGAGTGGGCGAAAAAATTCCAGGATGCCGGTATCGCAGCTGGAATCGGTGCCTGGTCTAATGAATGGTATGTTGCTTTCCAAACCGGGACGGTTGCTTATGAGCCCTGCGGCGCTTGGTTGGGCGGCCACCTGAAGAACTGGATGGCACCGGACACCGCCGGTAAATGGGGCGTTGCCGAGTGGCCGGCGCTGAAGGCCGGTGAACCGCGGATGGCCGGTTACTGGGGCGGTACCTTCCTGGCGATTCCGGAACAGAGCAAAAACAAGGAGGCGGCCTGGGCCTTTATCGAGTTCATCTGCACCAACACCGATGTGCAAGTGAAGAACTTCGAGACCGCCGATTGCTTCCCCGCCTGGATGGAAGCTTGGAACCACAAGATTTTCGAAGAAAAGATGGACTTCTTCGCCGGCCAGCAAGCCCGTCTCCTCTGGATCGATATTGCCAAACGCGTTCCGGAAGTCATCACCAACAAGTTTGACAGTGTAGCCAACGCAGCGGTTTCCGCCGAACTGAGTGCGGTGCTCAATGAAGGTAAAGCTGTGGATCGTGCGCTCCGCGACGCAAAAACCCAGATTGAACGGAGAACAAGAAGACGCTAG
- a CDS encoding carbohydrate ABC transporter permease: protein MTELTMKNRLRRCYNRMIPYFFVSPFFAFFLVFGAFPIFFALYLSFHSWNGIATSPMVYIGWENYTYTLTDPMFWQALKNTVVMAIVSGVPQHILGLFFAFILNLGFVRLKNFFKATLFLPYITSTVAVSMVFAIFYGYPFGFANYLAVSLDKIPFFHAIFSLFNLEIPLKWLASPPLMIPTISTQIIWRWTGWNTILYLAGLQTIPQELYEAARVDGAKWHQVFFKITLPSLRPVMQFAITMSVIGGLQIFNEPFIMVGKNGGTGRAAYTLAMYLYQTGFEWGYFGGAAAISYIVFVLIFIASMISRRVLRSDEGVS from the coding sequence ATGACCGAGCTAACAATGAAAAATCGACTTCGACGGTGTTATAACCGGATGATTCCATATTTCTTTGTCTCGCCGTTTTTCGCGTTTTTCTTGGTCTTTGGTGCCTTCCCCATCTTTTTTGCGCTTTATTTGAGTTTCCACAGCTGGAACGGGATTGCAACTTCACCGATGGTATATATCGGCTGGGAAAACTACACGTATACATTGACCGACCCCATGTTTTGGCAAGCGTTGAAGAACACAGTTGTCATGGCGATTGTGAGTGGTGTTCCCCAGCACATTTTGGGCTTGTTTTTTGCTTTCATCCTGAACCTTGGTTTTGTGCGGCTGAAAAACTTCTTTAAGGCCACCCTGTTTTTGCCGTACATAACTTCGACCGTGGCGGTGTCGATGGTTTTTGCCATTTTCTACGGCTATCCATTTGGGTTTGCGAACTATCTGGCTGTATCCCTGGACAAAATTCCTTTCTTTCATGCCATCTTCAGCTTGTTCAATCTTGAAATACCGTTGAAATGGTTGGCTTCGCCGCCTTTGATGATTCCGACCATCTCCACCCAGATCATTTGGCGTTGGACCGGATGGAACACCATTCTGTATTTGGCCGGTCTGCAGACCATTCCGCAGGAGTTATATGAAGCGGCGCGGGTTGACGGGGCCAAGTGGCATCAAGTGTTCTTTAAGATTACCCTTCCTTCTTTGCGGCCGGTAATGCAATTTGCGATTACGATGTCGGTTATCGGGGGCCTGCAGATTTTTAATGAACCGTTTATTATGGTCGGGAAAAATGGCGGGACGGGCCGTGCCGCCTATACGCTGGCCATGTATTTGTACCAGACCGGTTTTGAGTGGGGCTACTTTGGTGGTGCCGCGGCCATCTCCTACATTGTCTTTGTGTTGATCTTCATTGCCTCCATGATTTCGCGCAGGGTATTACGTTCCGACGAGGGGGTTAGTTAA
- a CDS encoding carbohydrate ABC transporter permease, with product MKKVQTRLTLPHEIEVKQQIDYKKIGIKILLYLPLLIWTVVTIYPFWYMVVLSTRSLAEIFAFPPPMWFGRALAENYRILLDRLPFWRNVWNSVYIAVMATITTLFFCSVGGYGFAVYEFRGKKLMFNIMLATMMIPALLGIIPFFIMMSYFGWINTPRALYIPGAASAYGIYLMRQYITSSVPLALVDAARIDGCSEFAIYRRIVLPIIKPGLGALGIITFLGSWDNFMGALVILRERMTYTIPVALRSFQGQAQTDYGAIMVGASIAVIPLVIVFLFMSKQLIAGLTYGAIKG from the coding sequence ATGAAGAAGGTCCAAACCCGCTTAACCCTTCCACACGAAATCGAAGTGAAACAGCAGATCGACTATAAAAAAATCGGGATTAAGATCCTCCTGTATCTCCCGCTTCTGATTTGGACGGTCGTCACCATCTATCCCTTCTGGTACATGGTGGTTCTGTCGACGCGGAGTTTGGCGGAGATTTTCGCTTTCCCGCCACCGATGTGGTTTGGCCGCGCTTTAGCAGAGAACTACCGGATTCTCCTGGATCGGCTCCCCTTCTGGCGTAATGTCTGGAACAGTGTTTATATTGCGGTGATGGCCACGATAACCACGTTGTTCTTCTGTTCAGTGGGCGGTTACGGTTTCGCCGTTTACGAGTTCAGAGGGAAAAAATTAATGTTTAACATTATGTTGGCCACCATGATGATCCCGGCGCTTCTGGGGATTATTCCGTTCTTTATCATGATGAGCTACTTTGGCTGGATTAACACGCCCCGGGCGCTTTATATCCCAGGTGCGGCCAGCGCCTACGGCATCTACTTAATGCGTCAGTACATTACCAGTTCGGTTCCTCTGGCCTTGGTCGACGCGGCCCGCATTGACGGCTGTTCCGAATTCGCAATCTACCGGCGGATTGTTTTGCCCATTATCAAGCCGGGTTTGGGCGCCTTGGGGATCATTACCTTCCTGGGTTCCTGGGACAACTTTATGGGGGCCTTGGTTATTCTTCGTGAACGCATGACTTATACGATTCCGGTGGCGCTCCGCTCCTTCCAGGGGCAGGCCCAAACCGACTACGGCGCAATTATGGTTGGCGCCAGCATCGCGGTAATTCCGTTGGTGATTGTGTTCTTGTTCATGTCCAAACAGCTGATTGCCGGTCTAACTTACGGGGCGATTAAAGGTTAG
- a CDS encoding putative heavy metal-binding protein: MIVTTTNTVEGRKIVEYKGIVFGEVISGVNFLKDFAAELTNFFGGRSGSYEGELIKARENAIYEMQRRAAKLGANAVVGVDIDYEVLGKSGNMLMVTASGTAVVIE, from the coding sequence ATGATCGTGACCACCACCAATACGGTTGAAGGCCGCAAAATTGTGGAATACAAGGGTATTGTCTTCGGGGAAGTGATCTCCGGCGTCAACTTCCTCAAGGATTTCGCCGCTGAACTGACTAACTTCTTCGGCGGGCGTTCCGGTTCCTACGAGGGGGAACTGATTAAAGCCCGCGAAAATGCCATTTATGAGATGCAGCGTCGTGCCGCCAAATTAGGGGCCAATGCCGTCGTCGGCGTGGATATTGACTATGAAGTCCTGGGCAAAAGCGGGAACATGCTAATGGTCACCGCCTCGGGAACGGCTGTTGTCATCGAATAA
- a CDS encoding GIY-YIG nuclease family protein, which produces MDRKKELKQLYKQMKPEMGIFLIRALDDGRCYLQATPDLKGAINSTRFKLDAGKHPNRELQKAWQERGAANFVFEVLDKLEYDKDETKTDYSEELEILRLVWAEKLAQEKMVFF; this is translated from the coding sequence ATGGACCGGAAAAAGGAACTGAAGCAATTATATAAGCAGATGAAGCCGGAGATGGGGATTTTTCTCATCCGGGCGCTGGATGATGGCCGTTGTTACCTGCAAGCGACACCCGACTTGAAGGGAGCAATCAATAGCACCCGGTTTAAACTGGATGCGGGAAAGCATCCCAACCGGGAGTTACAGAAAGCATGGCAAGAGCGGGGCGCGGCGAATTTCGTCTTTGAGGTTCTGGACAAACTGGAATATGATAAAGACGAAACCAAGACCGATTACAGCGAAGAGCTGGAAATCTTGCGGCTGGTCTGGGCGGAAAAACTGGCGCAGGAGAAGATGGTCTTTTTTTAG